Proteins co-encoded in one Opitutus terrae PB90-1 genomic window:
- a CDS encoding heavy metal translocating P-type ATPase gives MKHHSHPHKKTQATEPDGTGGHDSTSRHRGNGNHQECHHGDHHDHSCHDLGHEHANVKPSSAAKYYCPMCEGVESDRPGDCPKCGMTLERNPAFAEPARTLYTCPMHPQIEQDRPGSCPICGMALEPKTVSAAPEDNAELRDMTRRFWIGAALTLPVFVLGMLHLVPSLAHVTNAPVSRWAQFLLATPVVLWAGWPFFVRGVRSFRTRHLNMFSLIAVGVGAAWSYSVVALLVPQVFPDTMRAHGVVDLYFEAAAVIVVLVLLGQVLELRARARTSGAIKALLNLTPPTALRIANDRDEEIPLSEVSVGDRLRVRPGAKVPVDGEVEQGPSSVDESMLTGESMPVEKSPGDRVTGGTVNTTGSLVIRAEKVGADTMLARIVKMVAEAQRSRAPIQGLADRVAAVFVPAVIAVAALSFVLWYFVGPEPRLAYAIVSAVAVLIIACPCALGLATPMSIMVGVGRGAQEGVLVKNAEALELLGRVGWLVIDKTGTLTEGHPELVDVVPFAGVDEGTLVRYAASLERSSEHPLAAAVVRGAEERKIPLAEVAKFRSITGGGVAGEINGRRTLVGKAKFISAEGVSISQDSADRAAALQRAAKTVLFVAIDDQVAGLLAVADPIKATTSEAVAALHQLGVKLVMATGDNRSTAEAVAKQLGIDRFEAEVEPADKIRLVESLKQGGRGVAMAGDGINDAPALAAADVGIAMGTGTDVAMESAGVTLVKGDLRGLAKAIRLSRATMRNIRQNLFFAFGYNILGVPIAAGILYPFFGLLLSPIIAGAAMSLSSVSVISNALRLRRTRL, from the coding sequence ATGAAGCACCACTCCCATCCTCATAAAAAGACACAGGCGACCGAGCCCGACGGCACGGGCGGTCACGACAGCACGAGCCGCCATCGCGGCAACGGGAATCACCAGGAATGTCACCATGGTGACCACCATGACCATTCTTGTCACGATCTTGGGCACGAGCACGCGAACGTTAAGCCGTCATCCGCGGCGAAGTATTACTGCCCAATGTGCGAGGGCGTGGAGTCAGATCGGCCTGGCGATTGCCCGAAATGCGGAATGACGCTGGAGCGCAATCCGGCGTTCGCCGAGCCGGCGAGGACGCTTTACACCTGCCCGATGCATCCACAGATCGAGCAGGATCGCCCGGGCAGCTGTCCGATCTGCGGCATGGCGCTGGAGCCGAAGACGGTCTCCGCCGCGCCGGAGGACAACGCCGAGCTGCGCGACATGACACGCCGCTTCTGGATCGGCGCGGCGCTGACGTTGCCGGTGTTCGTGCTCGGCATGCTGCACCTGGTGCCGTCGCTCGCGCACGTGACGAACGCGCCGGTGAGCCGGTGGGCGCAGTTCCTGTTGGCCACGCCGGTGGTGCTTTGGGCGGGCTGGCCGTTCTTCGTTCGCGGCGTGCGCTCGTTTCGCACGCGACACCTCAACATGTTTTCGCTGATCGCCGTCGGAGTTGGCGCCGCCTGGAGCTACAGCGTCGTGGCGCTGCTGGTTCCGCAGGTCTTTCCGGATACGATGCGGGCGCACGGCGTGGTTGACCTGTATTTCGAGGCGGCGGCGGTCATCGTCGTGCTCGTCCTGCTCGGCCAGGTGCTCGAACTGCGCGCGCGGGCGCGAACGTCCGGGGCAATCAAAGCGCTGCTGAATCTGACGCCGCCCACGGCGCTGCGCATCGCGAATGATCGCGATGAAGAGATTCCGCTTTCGGAGGTGAGCGTGGGCGACCGGCTGCGCGTGCGGCCGGGTGCAAAAGTGCCGGTGGACGGAGAAGTTGAGCAGGGCCCATCGTCGGTTGACGAGTCGATGCTGACCGGGGAGTCGATGCCGGTGGAGAAGAGCCCGGGCGATCGCGTGACCGGAGGCACGGTGAATACGACGGGCAGTCTCGTAATCCGGGCGGAGAAGGTCGGCGCCGATACGATGCTGGCGCGCATCGTGAAGATGGTCGCCGAGGCGCAACGGAGCCGCGCTCCGATCCAAGGCCTCGCCGATCGCGTGGCGGCGGTGTTCGTTCCGGCGGTGATCGCGGTGGCCGCGCTTTCGTTCGTGCTCTGGTATTTCGTGGGACCAGAGCCGCGGCTCGCGTATGCGATCGTCAGCGCCGTGGCCGTGTTGATCATCGCGTGTCCCTGCGCGCTGGGGCTGGCGACGCCGATGTCGATCATGGTCGGTGTCGGGCGCGGCGCGCAGGAAGGTGTGCTCGTCAAGAATGCGGAGGCGCTGGAACTCCTGGGCCGCGTGGGATGGCTGGTCATCGACAAGACGGGAACGCTCACAGAAGGACACCCCGAGTTGGTCGACGTTGTGCCATTCGCGGGCGTCGACGAGGGGACGCTGGTGAGGTATGCGGCGTCACTTGAGCGGTCGTCGGAGCATCCGCTCGCGGCCGCTGTCGTTCGTGGCGCCGAGGAGCGGAAGATCCCATTGGCCGAGGTAGCGAAGTTCCGCTCGATCACCGGCGGCGGCGTGGCGGGCGAAATCAACGGGCGTCGGACGCTCGTCGGCAAAGCGAAGTTTATCTCGGCCGAGGGTGTATCCATTTCACAGGATTCGGCCGACCGCGCCGCCGCGTTGCAGCGAGCCGCGAAGACGGTTTTGTTTGTCGCGATCGATGATCAGGTGGCCGGATTGCTCGCGGTGGCCGATCCAATCAAGGCGACCACAAGCGAGGCCGTGGCGGCACTTCATCAACTCGGAGTGAAGCTCGTGATGGCGACCGGCGACAATCGGAGCACCGCAGAGGCGGTGGCGAAACAGCTCGGGATCGATCGGTTTGAGGCGGAAGTCGAGCCGGCGGACAAAATTCGACTGGTCGAGTCGCTCAAGCAGGGCGGCCGCGGAGTGGCGATGGCGGGCGACGGAATCAACGACGCGCCGGCGCTCGCCGCAGCGGATGTGGGAATCGCAATGGGAACGGGCACGGACGTTGCCATGGAAAGCGCGGGCGTGACGCTCGTGAAAGGCGATCTGCGAGGTCTCGCGAAGGCGATCCGACTGTCGCGGGCGACGATGCGAAACATCCGGCAGAACCTGTTCTTCGCTTTCGGCTATAACATCCTGGGTGTGCCGATCGCGGCGGGAATTCTTTATCCCTTCTTCGGACTTCTGCTGAGCCCAATCATCGCGGGCGCCGCGATGAGCTTGAGTTCAGTGAGTGTGATCTCGAACGCGTTGCGGCTGCGGAGAACGCGGCTCTGA
- a CDS encoding JAB domain-containing protein codes for MRVFECKLTYSLVSLGEEIRLDRPEKVADYLRSAFDDNPMQEAFYCVYLDRKNHPLGRHLITLGTVDSTLVSCREVFRGAIVAGCSALVVAHNLCAAAHRLCYVTSRAMWSACGPFTRGSLCA; via the coding sequence ATGCGCGTTTTCGAATGCAAACTCACTTATTCACTCGTTTCCCTCGGCGAAGAAATCCGGCTCGATCGTCCCGAGAAAGTCGCCGATTACCTCAGGTCCGCGTTCGATGACAATCCGATGCAGGAGGCGTTCTACTGCGTCTATCTGGACCGCAAGAATCATCCGCTGGGCCGTCACCTCATCACGCTTGGCACGGTCGACTCGACACTCGTTTCATGTCGCGAGGTTTTCCGCGGTGCGATCGTTGCTGGATGCAGCGCGTTGGTCGTCGCGCACAATCTATGTGCTGCAGCACATAGGTTGTGTTATGTGACGAGCCGAGCTATGTGGAGTGCATGCGGTCCTTTCACTCGGGGTTCGCTCTGCGCGTAG
- a CDS encoding copper resistance protein B, with the protein MKTRVLTMVLGLCGALSAAEPPAQSHNGYDLPPGWAPPIHDSTINYFVLFEKLEFRTGEASDAAIVDAQGWVGGDFNRFWWKAEGEQETRTPKTGEIELQALYGRLIHPYWDVQMGVRLDRQYSGETHDTRGYLALGLQGVAPYWFELEPTLFLSDEGDVTFDLEASFEQLITQRLVLEPRIDLSAAASSDPKRRTGTGITEVEIGLRLRYEIDRQFAPYVGVTWRRAVGETSGLRRRAGEEVSVAAAVFGIRAWF; encoded by the coding sequence ATGAAGACGCGAGTGCTCACGATGGTCCTCGGGTTGTGCGGCGCGCTGTCTGCCGCTGAACCGCCTGCGCAGTCGCACAACGGCTATGATTTGCCGCCCGGCTGGGCTCCACCGATTCACGATAGCACGATCAACTACTTCGTGTTGTTCGAGAAATTGGAGTTCCGGACCGGCGAAGCTTCGGACGCCGCGATCGTCGATGCGCAAGGCTGGGTGGGCGGCGACTTCAACCGGTTCTGGTGGAAGGCCGAGGGCGAGCAGGAGACGCGCACGCCGAAAACCGGGGAAATCGAGCTTCAGGCTCTGTACGGCCGGCTGATTCATCCCTACTGGGACGTTCAGATGGGCGTGCGCCTGGATCGGCAATATAGCGGCGAGACGCACGACACGCGTGGTTATCTCGCGCTCGGGTTGCAGGGCGTCGCCCCATATTGGTTCGAACTTGAACCGACGCTTTTCCTGAGCGACGAGGGTGACGTCACGTTCGATCTTGAGGCGTCGTTCGAGCAGTTGATCACGCAAAGGCTGGTTCTCGAACCACGGATCGACCTCTCAGCAGCCGCCAGCAGCGATCCCAAACGGCGCACCGGAACCGGGATTACCGAGGTCGAGATTGGGCTGCGGCTCAGGTACGAAATCGATCGGCAGTTCGCACCATATGTCGGCGTGACCTGGCGGCGGGCGGTTGGTGAAACCTCCGGACTGCGGCGACGGGCCGGTGAGGAGGTATCCGTTGCGGCCGCCGTGTTCGGCATCAGGGCATGGTTCTAG
- a CDS encoding four-helix bundle copper-binding protein — translation MPHQKYQDCIEACHKCAVECEHCATACLHEDDIKMMVRCIELDRSCADICALAEREMARGSEFAERVCQVCAEICQACGDECAKHKMDHCQRCAEACHRCAEACREMAGATAGGRSMTDKLLGR, via the coding sequence ATGCCGCATCAAAAATACCAGGACTGTATCGAAGCCTGCCACAAGTGTGCCGTCGAATGTGAACATTGCGCGACGGCCTGCCTGCACGAAGACGACATCAAAATGATGGTGCGCTGTATCGAGCTCGACCGGAGCTGCGCCGATATCTGTGCTCTCGCCGAACGCGAGATGGCGCGGGGTTCGGAGTTCGCCGAGCGCGTCTGCCAGGTTTGCGCCGAGATCTGCCAGGCCTGCGGTGATGAATGTGCGAAGCACAAGATGGATCATTGCCAGCGCTGCGCGGAGGCGTGTCACCGTTGCGCCGAAGCGTGCCGCGAAATGGCCGGAGCGACCGCTGGTGGTCGCAGCATGACCGACAAGCTACTCGGCCGCTAA
- a CDS encoding site-specific integrase — translation MRKPYYSLDRSTDGGLEHFYCERRTLADFRRGALGDYFDGLALTLKKNGYSIHHGCGILGTCCMFNVYVTERGITKASAISAELVEPFLDDYLRGVRTTSARYSPRDNARAHLRHLFFYLEALKVITPPKPVQVVTPYSWILDPYIVHLRDERAVAPVTVKRHLAHTTAFLEFLKHDVQRPRLKTISAEQVEAQLKRHMKDSKDNVRSLSSSLRSFLRYCADHGHTQADFSELVPRQRHYRHASLPRGIEDSALERVLAAIDKTKPNGARDYAIILLLMAYGIRAISAAKLVMEDLDWRQAKIRFRAQKGGKEVIVPLLDAVGDAIIEWLRHRDPRTPHREVFLSTKAPHGSLSSMAISTVVKHYLHKAGVHQPGRGAHSLRHSWAIRALEHDQPIKAIADALGHRYIDTTYIYAKADLKTLRQVAMPWPAR, via the coding sequence ATGCGCAAGCCCTACTATTCTTTGGATCGCTCGACGGATGGCGGCCTGGAGCACTTTTACTGCGAGCGACGGACGCTGGCTGACTTTCGGCGTGGCGCGCTGGGCGATTACTTCGACGGTTTGGCTCTGACGCTGAAGAAGAACGGGTATTCGATCCACCACGGCTGCGGCATTCTCGGCACTTGCTGCATGTTCAACGTCTACGTGACGGAGCGTGGCATCACCAAGGCCTCGGCTATTTCCGCCGAGTTGGTCGAGCCTTTCTTGGACGACTATCTCCGCGGGGTCCGCACCACCAGCGCCCGCTATTCGCCGCGCGACAACGCGCGAGCGCACTTGCGCCATCTGTTTTTCTATCTGGAGGCGCTCAAGGTTATCACTCCGCCCAAGCCGGTGCAGGTCGTGACGCCCTACAGTTGGATCCTCGATCCTTATATCGTCCATCTACGCGACGAGCGCGCCGTGGCGCCAGTGACGGTGAAGCGCCACCTCGCGCACACCACCGCGTTCCTCGAGTTCCTGAAGCACGACGTGCAACGGCCGCGCCTCAAGACCATCAGCGCCGAGCAGGTGGAGGCGCAGCTCAAGCGGCACATGAAGGACAGCAAAGACAACGTGCGCTCGTTGTCATCGAGCCTTCGCTCTTTCCTCCGCTACTGCGCGGATCACGGCCACACTCAGGCGGACTTCTCCGAGTTGGTCCCGCGACAGCGGCACTATCGGCACGCTTCGCTCCCCAGGGGCATCGAGGATTCGGCGCTCGAACGCGTGCTGGCTGCGATCGACAAGACGAAGCCTAATGGCGCACGCGACTACGCGATCATTCTGTTGCTGATGGCGTATGGCATCCGTGCGATCTCCGCTGCAAAACTCGTGATGGAGGATCTCGACTGGCGGCAGGCCAAGATCCGCTTTCGCGCGCAAAAAGGCGGCAAGGAAGTGATCGTTCCGCTCCTCGATGCGGTCGGGGACGCGATCATCGAGTGGCTCCGTCACCGCGACCCGCGCACGCCTCATCGCGAGGTGTTCCTCAGCACCAAGGCGCCGCACGGATCGCTGAGCAGCATGGCGATCTCCACCGTGGTGAAGCACTACCTGCACAAGGCCGGCGTTCATCAGCCCGGACGCGGCGCGCACTCGTTACGGCATTCGTGGGCGATCCGCGCGTTGGAGCACGATCAACCGATCAAGGCCATCGCCGATGCCCTGGGGCATCGTTACATCGACACCACCTACATCTACGCCAAGGCTGACTTGAAGACACTGCGGCAGGTGGCGATGCCGTGGCCGGCGAGGTGA
- a CDS encoding DUF305 domain-containing protein, giving the protein MLKQILLPALVALTLTATSFAAAPAPERDQRRFEIRSLQMMIDHHFAAVKMSELCDGRTVHAELQQICDDIETSQMEEIVMMQSWLQSWYGITHQPKLDRKSQRQVQYLSTLTGERFEKAYMALMIEHHSMAVRMALEILNEAYHPEMLNMAAMTLAKQGDEIAQMRLWLQQWYGINDLDHHDRR; this is encoded by the coding sequence ATGTTAAAACAGATCCTGCTGCCAGCGCTCGTCGCGTTGACGCTCACCGCAACCAGCTTTGCTGCCGCGCCCGCTCCTGAGCGCGACCAACGGAGGTTCGAAATCCGGTCTCTGCAAATGATGATCGATCACCACTTCGCCGCGGTGAAGATGTCCGAGCTGTGCGACGGCCGAACGGTGCATGCCGAGTTGCAGCAAATATGTGACGACATCGAGACATCCCAAATGGAGGAAATCGTCATGATGCAGTCCTGGCTTCAGAGCTGGTACGGCATCACTCACCAACCGAAGCTCGACCGTAAGTCGCAGCGGCAGGTGCAGTACTTATCGACCCTCACCGGCGAACGCTTCGAGAAAGCGTATATGGCGCTGATGATCGAGCATCACTCCATGGCCGTCAGGATGGCGTTGGAGATCCTGAATGAAGCCTATCATCCAGAAATGCTAAACATGGCCGCGATGACGCTGGCGAAACAAGGCGACGAGATCGCACAGATGCGCCTCTGGCTTCAGCAGTGGTACGGGATCAACGATCTCGATCACCACGATCGTCGGTAG
- a CDS encoding PQQ-dependent sugar dehydrogenase translates to MSAWKPVAAVAVLFLLAGSGCYSTRPSSGAGQTDFSPPRRVAASDVAVPPGYVIEAIATDLTFPTGVTFDDTGAAVVVESGYSYGEVFAEPRLVRVDSSGTQVIARGNNDGPWTGVTFYEGAFYVAAGDVKGDGKLLRIDRDGRSTALVTGLPSRGDHHTNGPVAGPDGWIYFAQGTATNSGVVGKDNADFGWLRRFPDFHDVPGQDITLAGVNYGSGNPLGADEQREVETGGFAPFGTASRAGQIVKGQVKASGSVLRVRPEGGEPELIAWGFRNPFGLAFSPEGALFVTENGYDNRGSRPVWGAPDFLWQVERGRWYGWPDFVGGEAITSEHFKPPGKPALRFLLAQHPGEPPQPKARFAVHSSADGFDFSRAEAFGYVGQAFVALFGDEAPTTGKVLAAVGCRVVRVDPSSGIIEDFAVNRGKIAGPASKIGGGGLERPVAARFSPDGGALYVVDFGVMLHDQQGAKPQAGTGVLWRIRRGDLQ, encoded by the coding sequence ATGAGCGCTTGGAAACCAGTCGCCGCAGTCGCCGTCCTCTTCCTGCTCGCGGGCAGCGGCTGCTATTCGACGCGGCCCAGCTCGGGCGCCGGACAGACGGACTTTTCGCCTCCGCGCCGCGTCGCGGCTTCCGACGTCGCCGTGCCGCCGGGCTATGTCATCGAGGCAATCGCCACGGATCTTACCTTCCCCACGGGAGTGACGTTCGACGATACCGGTGCTGCGGTGGTTGTGGAATCCGGGTATTCCTACGGTGAGGTCTTCGCCGAACCACGCCTCGTGCGGGTCGACAGCAGCGGCACGCAAGTCATCGCGCGCGGCAACAACGATGGTCCGTGGACCGGCGTCACGTTTTACGAAGGCGCGTTCTATGTCGCGGCAGGCGACGTCAAGGGGGACGGCAAGCTTCTCCGCATCGATCGCGACGGCAGATCGACGGCTTTGGTCACGGGACTTCCCAGTCGCGGAGATCATCATACCAACGGGCCAGTCGCCGGGCCTGATGGTTGGATCTATTTCGCGCAAGGCACCGCGACGAACTCCGGCGTCGTGGGAAAAGACAATGCCGACTTCGGCTGGCTCCGCCGCTTTCCGGATTTCCACGACGTTCCTGGCCAGGACATCACGCTGGCAGGAGTGAATTACGGGTCCGGCAATCCGCTTGGCGCCGACGAACAACGCGAGGTGGAAACGGGCGGATTCGCGCCGTTTGGCACCGCCTCCCGTGCCGGACAGATCGTCAAAGGCCAGGTGAAGGCGAGCGGGAGCGTGCTCCGCGTTCGGCCCGAGGGGGGCGAACCCGAACTGATTGCCTGGGGTTTCCGCAATCCTTTCGGCTTAGCCTTCTCCCCCGAGGGCGCGCTCTTCGTCACCGAGAACGGCTACGACAACCGCGGCAGCCGTCCCGTTTGGGGCGCACCCGATTTTCTTTGGCAGGTTGAGCGCGGCCGTTGGTATGGCTGGCCTGACTTCGTGGGTGGCGAGGCCATCACCAGCGAGCACTTCAAACCGCCGGGCAAACCTGCCCTGCGCTTCCTGCTCGCCCAGCATCCGGGCGAGCCGCCGCAGCCCAAAGCTCGATTCGCAGTTCATTCGTCGGCGGACGGATTCGACTTTTCACGCGCAGAGGCCTTCGGCTATGTCGGCCAAGCCTTTGTCGCGCTGTTCGGCGATGAGGCTCCGACGACCGGGAAAGTGCTCGCAGCGGTCGGTTGCCGGGTGGTGCGGGTCGATCCGTCGAGTGGCATCATCGAAGACTTTGCCGTCAATAGGGGCAAGATCGCCGGTCCGGCATCGAAGATCGGGGGCGGTGGACTCGAGCGGCCGGTGGCGGCGCGCTTCTCCCCCGATGGCGGCGCGCTCTACGTCGTCGATTTCGGCGTCATGCTGCACGACCAGCAAGGCGCGAAGCCTCAGGCCGGCACCGGCGTTCTCTGGCGTATCCGCCGCGGCGATCTCCAATGA
- a CDS encoding c-type cytochrome translates to MTAQSRPMMSVSALALGVLVTACSSARRSEPILGRVAVAEAGFGSGRHVFAQHCHTCHPGGEAGLGPALNNKPLPRALIKFQVRHGLGAMPAFKEDHLSDGELDELAAYVVALRDAR, encoded by the coding sequence ATGACCGCGCAATCAAGGCCGATGATGAGCGTCAGCGCGCTCGCACTCGGAGTGCTGGTCACGGCGTGTTCCTCTGCTCGCCGATCGGAACCCATCCTCGGGCGAGTGGCCGTGGCGGAGGCTGGTTTCGGTTCGGGCCGGCACGTCTTTGCCCAGCATTGTCACACCTGCCATCCGGGCGGTGAAGCGGGTTTGGGCCCGGCACTAAACAATAAGCCGCTCCCGCGCGCACTCATCAAGTTTCAGGTCCGGCACGGCCTCGGCGCGATGCCCGCATTCAAGGAGGACCATTTGAGCGATGGCGAGCTCGACGAGCTGGCGGCGTACGTCGTCGCGCTGCGCGACGCCCGCTAG
- a CDS encoding DUF305 domain-containing protein has product MKKITKTGVVGLGLAFMLGAAFAADPMTKDLEKTSGKEFDQRFLSHMLQHHQQGLEMAKLAAARAQQPGLKRQAENTARMQEKDIKEMKTMLGEKVSSHATSESGHSGAHGQTSGQAATSHSAAAPATSHKSGSMHDASGSHAAMPGMHESMKDTMMSRLQSASGAEFDRVFVEQMTKHHRMGAEMAQLAGKRASSDEVKEFAEKAAKEQEHDIDQLKRYQTMATE; this is encoded by the coding sequence ATGAAAAAGATCACCAAGACGGGGGTCGTCGGCCTCGGGCTGGCGTTTATGCTGGGCGCGGCGTTCGCCGCTGATCCGATGACCAAGGACCTGGAGAAGACGAGCGGCAAGGAGTTCGATCAGCGGTTCCTCAGCCACATGCTCCAGCATCACCAACAAGGGCTGGAAATGGCGAAGCTCGCCGCCGCGCGGGCGCAGCAACCGGGCCTGAAGCGACAGGCGGAGAACACCGCACGCATGCAGGAGAAGGACATCAAGGAGATGAAAACCATGCTGGGCGAAAAAGTCAGCAGCCATGCCACCTCTGAAAGCGGTCACTCGGGCGCGCACGGGCAGACGTCCGGGCAGGCCGCGACCAGTCACTCCGCGGCGGCTCCCGCGACCAGCCATAAGAGTGGGAGCATGCACGACGCGAGCGGTTCTCACGCCGCCATGCCCGGCATGCACGAGTCAATGAAGGACACGATGATGAGCCGGCTTCAGTCGGCCTCCGGGGCTGAGTTCGACCGTGTCTTCGTCGAGCAGATGACCAAGCACCACCGCATGGGTGCGGAGATGGCTCAACTGGCCGGGAAGCGCGCGAGCAGCGATGAGGTGAAGGAGTTCGCCGAGAAGGCGGCGAAGGAGCAGGAACACGACATCGACCAGCTGAAACGTTACCAAACGATGGCGACCGAGTAA
- a CDS encoding copper resistance system multicopper oxidase, which produces MPEQPSLYPFSRVPRWAEHSRRDFLTAAGKLALCAALARIAPGWAQAPHEGHRPRSTAPADANGAVKVLDLSISEVPLPIGERIGHVVAVNGSLPAPALRFREGDELELRVSNQLDEQASIHWHGLLVPAPMDGVPGVSFKGIEAGETFVYRFPVKQYGTYWYHSHSAMHEQLGQYGPIIIDPIKPEPFAYDREHVVVLSDWTFTHPHVLFAKLKKRSNFSNMQRRTAVDFFNDAARKGWDEAWEDWSSWARMRMDPTDIADLTGSHFTYLLNGRTAVDAWTGIVRAGERVRLRFINAAATTHYDVRIPGLKMTVVQADGQHVRPVEVEEFRMGAAETYDVLVTLPDERPCTIFAETTDRSGYALGTLAPREGLRGPVPERRKRPVRTMADMGMGGHDMSGNAQGTNTRGTPSGSSEHSGGHGAMDGGAAAHHSAQDSGAMDHGPKTSSHAAADNGADHAGHGAAVAPNAQAAHRGYDTGDHDSAATNEAAATNDPHSAGHGDMEMPENRFGPGNAMMAMSPVSRAHEPGLGLGEDGWRVLVYRDLVALDHRAMPEPTREIVMHVTGNMERFVWGFDGKKFSEAEPVRLRFGERVRITFINDTMMEHPLHLHGMFMELENGAGGLPPLKHTVTVKPAEKMSVLVTADAPGHWAFHCHLQYHMEAGMFRVFEVA; this is translated from the coding sequence ATGCCCGAGCAGCCGAGTTTGTATCCGTTCAGCCGCGTGCCACGTTGGGCCGAGCACTCGCGCCGCGATTTCCTCACCGCGGCCGGCAAGCTCGCGCTCTGCGCTGCGCTAGCCCGGATCGCGCCCGGCTGGGCCCAAGCCCCGCACGAAGGCCATCGGCCGCGCAGCACTGCACCGGCGGATGCGAACGGAGCGGTGAAGGTGTTGGACCTTTCGATCTCCGAGGTGCCGCTGCCGATCGGCGAACGGATTGGCCACGTTGTCGCCGTGAATGGCTCGCTGCCAGCACCGGCGCTTCGCTTCCGTGAGGGGGACGAATTGGAGTTGCGCGTGTCGAATCAACTCGACGAGCAAGCCTCAATTCATTGGCACGGGTTGCTCGTGCCCGCGCCGATGGACGGCGTTCCGGGCGTGAGCTTCAAGGGAATCGAGGCTGGAGAGACGTTTGTGTACCGGTTCCCCGTCAAACAATACGGCACCTACTGGTATCACAGCCACTCGGCGATGCACGAGCAGCTTGGGCAGTATGGCCCGATCATCATCGATCCGATCAAGCCCGAGCCGTTCGCTTACGACCGCGAGCACGTCGTGGTGTTGTCGGATTGGACCTTCACCCATCCGCACGTACTATTCGCCAAGCTGAAAAAACGGAGCAATTTCAGTAACATGCAGCGGCGGACGGCGGTTGATTTCTTCAACGATGCCGCGAGGAAAGGCTGGGACGAGGCATGGGAGGACTGGTCGTCCTGGGCGCGGATGCGTATGGATCCGACGGATATTGCGGACCTGACCGGCTCGCATTTCACCTATCTCCTCAACGGCCGGACTGCGGTGGATGCGTGGACGGGAATCGTCCGCGCAGGAGAACGCGTGCGGCTGCGCTTCATCAACGCTGCCGCGACAACGCACTACGACGTGCGGATCCCCGGGCTGAAGATGACCGTGGTGCAGGCGGACGGGCAGCACGTGCGACCGGTCGAGGTGGAGGAGTTCAGGATGGGCGCGGCCGAGACTTACGATGTGCTCGTGACGTTGCCGGACGAACGGCCCTGCACGATCTTCGCTGAGACGACCGACCGCAGCGGCTACGCCCTGGGCACGCTCGCTCCGCGCGAGGGACTGCGCGGGCCCGTTCCGGAGCGACGCAAGCGTCCGGTGCGAACGATGGCGGACATGGGCATGGGCGGGCACGACATGAGCGGAAACGCGCAAGGCACCAACACGCGCGGGACGCCCTCGGGAAGTTCTGAACACAGCGGCGGGCACGGAGCGATGGACGGCGGTGCCGCCGCGCATCATTCGGCTCAAGATTCCGGCGCGATGGATCACGGCCCGAAGACCTCCTCGCATGCGGCGGCGGACAACGGCGCGGATCACGCTGGACATGGCGCTGCTGTCGCGCCGAACGCGCAGGCGGCACACAGAGGATACGATACGGGAGACCACGACAGCGCGGCGACGAATGAAGCCGCGGCAACGAACGACCCGCATTCCGCCGGTCATGGCGACATGGAGATGCCGGAGAACCGCTTTGGGCCGGGCAATGCGATGATGGCGATGTCGCCCGTGAGCCGTGCGCACGAACCAGGGTTGGGCTTGGGCGAGGACGGCTGGCGCGTGCTCGTGTATCGGGATCTCGTCGCTCTCGACCACCGCGCGATGCCGGAGCCGACGCGCGAGATCGTGATGCACGTCACCGGAAACATGGAGCGTTTCGTCTGGGGTTTCGATGGAAAGAAGTTTTCGGAAGCCGAGCCGGTGCGCCTGCGGTTCGGCGAGCGCGTCCGGATCACGTTTATCAACGACACCATGATGGAACATCCGCTGCACCTGCACGGAATGTTCATGGAACTCGAGAACGGCGCGGGCGGACTGCCGCCGTTGAAACACACCGTCACCGTCAAACCCGCGGAGAAAATGTCGGTGCTCGTCACGGCGGATGCGCCGGGGCACTGGGCTTTCCACTGTCATCTCCAATATCACATGGAGGCCGGCATGTTCCGTGTCTTCGAGGTGGCCTGA